One region of Candidatus Spechtbacteria bacterium genomic DNA includes:
- a CDS encoding pyridoxal-phosphate dependent enzyme, producing MTPVYSLQKTQSIGDISVWGKLEFRNPTGTHKDRSFAYWISLCRMNGVKELAIASSGNSAISAAAYCKLANIRLHVFISTKLAKEKLARLQSFDNIQIYQSALPRKESVQFSQKNNIPNLLASKHEEGIEGYKTISFELRDQLPDTKRIFIPTSSGATLQGIYNGYKVLGCEVPELHIVQTSKVHTIAQEFSKDFIEEKESLATAIVDRVAPRKKTVANIVRATGGNGYVIFNQELENAAKYFEGCEFKPGWQSVLAFAGFLKWKEKAQPLGEAGQSVCLMTDLLYTDEVDKYDGQDKTK from the coding sequence ATGACCCCAGTATATAGTCTGCAAAAAACGCAGTCAATTGGGGATATTTCGGTGTGGGGAAAACTTGAATTTCGCAACCCCACTGGTACGCACAAAGATCGATCTTTCGCGTATTGGATTTCGCTTTGTCGTATGAATGGCGTAAAAGAGCTCGCTATTGCCTCGTCCGGAAATTCCGCTATTTCCGCGGCGGCATATTGCAAGCTAGCAAATATCCGCCTGCATGTTTTTATTAGCACCAAGCTTGCCAAAGAAAAACTAGCACGCCTTCAATCTTTTGACAACATCCAGATATACCAGAGCGCGCTTCCGCGCAAGGAATCCGTACAATTCAGCCAAAAGAACAATATTCCTAATCTGCTCGCGTCAAAGCATGAGGAGGGGATTGAGGGATATAAAACAATCTCGTTTGAGCTACGCGATCAGTTGCCCGATACGAAACGCATTTTTATACCTACTAGCTCAGGCGCAACCTTGCAGGGAATATACAATGGATATAAAGTCCTTGGATGTGAGGTTCCGGAACTTCATATAGTACAAACAAGCAAGGTGCACACGATAGCGCAAGAATTTAGCAAAGATTTTATAGAAGAAAAAGAAAGTTTGGCCACGGCAATCGTAGACCGCGTAGCACCTCGCAAAAAAACAGTTGCGAATATTGTCCGCGCAACCGGTGGCAATGGCTATGTTATTTTCAATCAAGAACTGGAAAATGCCGCGAAGTACTTTGAGGGCTGTGAGTTTAAGCCAGGTTGGCAAAGCGTTTTGGCATTCGCGGGATTTCTAAAATGGAAAGAAAAAGCCCAGCCTCTTGGTGAAGCTGGGCAGTCGGTGTGTCTAATGACGGATTTATTATACACGGATGAGGTAGACAAGTACGATGGACAAGACAAAACAAAATAA